The following are encoded in a window of Neomicrococcus lactis genomic DNA:
- a CDS encoding DUF3145 domain-containing protein translates to MSDVKTRGVLFIHSAPTALCPHIEWAIGSITEQRTHLTWTPQPAEPGSFRAEIGWTGPQGTGAVLASTLRGWAQLRYEVTEEPSAGVDGSRWSHTPELGIFHGTTDAAGNIMVSEDRIRYAYESGAGQPAVVYQELSLALGEAWDEELEPFRHAADGAPVRWLHRVG, encoded by the coding sequence ATGAGTGATGTCAAAACAAGGGGAGTGCTGTTTATCCACTCGGCCCCTACTGCGTTGTGCCCTCATATCGAATGGGCCATCGGTTCTATTACCGAGCAACGCACCCATCTCACGTGGACTCCACAACCTGCTGAACCTGGATCTTTCCGTGCCGAAATTGGCTGGACTGGACCGCAGGGCACTGGTGCTGTTCTCGCTTCTACCCTTCGCGGCTGGGCTCAGCTTCGTTATGAAGTGACCGAAGAGCCAAGCGCTGGCGTTGATGGTAGCCGCTGGTCACACACGCCTGAACTCGGCATTTTCCATGGCACCACGGACGCTGCCGGCAACATCATGGTGAGCGAAGATCGCATCCGCTACGCCTATGAGTCTGGCGCAGGTCAGCCTGCCGTCGTTTACCAAGAGCTGTCGTTGGCTCTCGGTGAAGCATGGGATGAAGAACTCGAACCATTCCGCCACGCTGCAGACGGTGCTCCTGTTCGCTGGTTGCACCGCGTCGGCTAG
- the fabF gene encoding beta-ketoacyl-ACP synthase II has product MTRKVVITGLGAFTPIGSDAPTTWENALKGTSGVRKLTDEWVEKYDLPVSIAAKTSSPASDYLSRVEMKRMDPSTQYAVIAAREAWKDSGIDTEKIDHDRFSVSFATGIGGVWTLLDGWDTLRESGPRRVMPMTVPMLMPNGPAAAVSLDLGARGSAQTPVSACASGTEATAQGLELIRSGKADVVMVGGAEAAIHPMPMASFAAMKALSKRNDEPERASRPYDTDRDGFVMGEGAGALVLESEEHALARGARIYAELAGAAVTSDGYHITAPDPEGLGATRALKGAMEDGGIVPTDVVHVNAHATSTPVGDRPEYTALKAALGDHLDNVWVSATKSQMGHLLGASGAVESVLTALAIYHRKAPVTINLENQDPDIPLKVVTGPTELPEGEIVALNNSFGFGGHNAVVAIRSYAQK; this is encoded by the coding sequence ATGACACGCAAGGTGGTCATTACCGGCCTCGGGGCTTTCACGCCCATTGGAAGTGACGCTCCCACCACGTGGGAAAACGCGCTGAAGGGCACGTCTGGTGTCCGCAAGCTGACCGATGAATGGGTGGAGAAATACGATCTTCCCGTAAGCATTGCCGCGAAGACTTCTTCGCCAGCAAGCGACTACCTTTCGCGCGTCGAAATGAAGCGCATGGATCCGTCCACTCAGTACGCCGTGATTGCCGCACGTGAAGCCTGGAAAGACTCCGGCATCGACACCGAGAAGATCGATCACGATCGCTTCTCCGTTTCTTTCGCGACCGGTATTGGTGGCGTCTGGACGCTTCTTGACGGCTGGGACACCCTGCGTGAAAGCGGCCCTCGTCGCGTCATGCCGATGACCGTCCCGATGCTGATGCCAAACGGCCCTGCAGCAGCCGTCAGCCTTGATTTGGGAGCCCGCGGCTCCGCACAGACCCCAGTTTCCGCTTGCGCATCTGGCACCGAAGCCACGGCGCAAGGACTTGAATTGATTCGCTCCGGCAAAGCCGACGTAGTGATGGTGGGCGGCGCTGAAGCCGCGATCCACCCGATGCCAATGGCTTCCTTTGCAGCAATGAAGGCACTCTCGAAGCGCAATGATGAGCCAGAGCGTGCATCCCGTCCGTACGATACGGACCGCGATGGTTTCGTCATGGGTGAAGGCGCAGGCGCACTGGTTCTCGAATCAGAAGAGCACGCTCTTGCACGTGGCGCACGTATTTACGCAGAACTTGCTGGTGCTGCTGTGACCTCTGATGGTTACCACATCACCGCTCCAGACCCAGAGGGGTTGGGAGCCACCCGTGCACTCAAGGGCGCTATGGAAGATGGCGGAATCGTGCCAACCGACGTTGTTCATGTGAACGCACACGCAACGTCCACTCCAGTAGGCGACCGTCCCGAGTACACGGCCCTCAAGGCTGCCTTGGGTGACCACCTTGATAACGTGTGGGTGTCCGCCACCAAGTCCCAGATGGGTCACCTTCTTGGTGCTTCCGGTGCTGTGGAATCCGTGCTGACCGCTTTGGCGATTTACCACCGCAAGGCTCCTGTCACCATCAACTTGGAGAACCAGGATCCAGATATCCCTTTGAAGGTTGTCACGGGTCCAACCGAGCTTCCTGAAGGCGAGATCGTTGCTCTCAACAACTCGTTTGGCTTCGGTGGCCACAACGCGGTGGTAGCGATTCGTAGCTACGCACAGAAGTAG